Part of the Equus asinus isolate D_3611 breed Donkey chromosome 11, EquAss-T2T_v2, whole genome shotgun sequence genome is shown below.
CCCATTGTGAAGAAGTACTGTCTGGACCTTATTGAAGCGGCCCTGCAGATGCGATACGGTGACATGTTGTACAAGTCTCTGGTGCCAAAGCCAGAGAGCAGCAGCGGCTCTGTTGTGTCCACAGCAGAAAATCCACCCCAGAGGCTGGGTGTGTGTGCCAAGGAGATGGTGATCTTCTTTGGACATCCCCGAGATCCCTTTCTGTGCTATGACCCATACTCGGGGGACATTTACACAATGCCATCACCATTGACCAGCTTGGCTCACACTAAGACTGTCACCTCCTCAGCTGTCTGTGTCTCTCCAGACCATGACATCTATCTAGCTGCCCAGCCCAGGAAGGACCTCTGGGTGTATAAGCCAGCCCAGAATAGTTGGCAGCAACTTGCGGACCGCTTGCTCTGCCGTGAGGGCATGGATGTGGCATACCTCAATGGCTACATTTACATTTTGGGTGGGCGAGACCCTGTTACAGGAGTTAAATTGAAGGAAGTGGAATGCTACAGCGTTCAGAGGAACCAGTGGGCACTGGTGGCTCCTGTACCCCATTCCTTCTATTCCTTTGAACTAATAGTGGTTCAGAACTATCTTTATGCTGTGAACAGTAAACGCATGCTGTGCTATGATCCTAGCCACAATATGTGGCTGAACTGTGCATCTCTTAAACGAAGCGACTTTCAGGAAGCCTGTGTCTTCAATGATGAGATCTATTGTATCTGTGACATCCCGGTCATGAAGGTCTATAACCCAGCCAGGGGAGAATGGAGGCGGATTAGTAACATTCCCTTGGACTCAGAGACCCATAACTACCAGATTGTCAATCACGGCCAAAAATTGCTCCTCATCACTTCTACCACCCCACAATGGAAAAAAAACCGGGTGACTGTGTATGAATATGATACTAGGGAAGACCAGTGGATTAATATAGGTACCATGTTAGGTCTTTTGCAGTTTGACTCTGGCTTTATTTGCCTCTGTGCTCGTGTTTATCCTTCCTGCCTTGAGCCGGGTCAGAGTTTCATCACTGAGGAAGATGATGCACGCAGTGAGTCTAGCACTGAATGGGACTTAGACGGATTCAGTGAGCTGGACTCTGAGTCAGGAAGTTCAAGTTCTTTTTCTGATGATGAAGTCTGGGTGCAGGTAGCCCCTCAGCGAAATGCACAGGATCAGCAgggttctttgtaaatattttgaaacacTAAGATATTTCTACTGCTATGGAATGTATCTTAAAAAgatattctctcctttttcttggaaaaaaaaaaaaggtgattagGACCGCAGATTTGGTTTAGAAAGGGTAATGTTTGAATTACTCACATAATGTTACAAAACTTAAACAGTCCACAAAATCAATCTGTATAATAATTTACTGTGCTAAAAGTCAAGATTGAAATATGCAAAAAGTGAGCTATATAATTCATTAGAATGGTTGGTGGTTTTTTTCATTGTTCAGGTATTCATTGCACCAGTggagtgttttgttttgattcGTTATGCTAGTTTATATTTTGATTATCTAATTTAGTCTTCTGTTAACTTTTTAATTCTACTTAGTGCCACAAAGAATTtaacttcttaatttttataatagaaaattgGACTAGAAATTGTTGGTACCGTTTTGAAAGTTTatgttttccttcaaaataacAAAAGTAGCGGATTCCCCAAATTTTAAATTAGTCAGTTTTTAATATTCTAAGTTCGTATAGTTTGTTAaaatttggtttggttttttttcccttttgcaaagaaaaaaattggacatGTATATATTAAGTTCATAAAATAGTGATTCATTTGGGTAACATGAAGAATGGTCTTAAGAGctctcagaaaggaaaaaaaaaatcaggattccactgttttaaaagaaatttcacttttaattttgcaatataaaatgtgtttttgcTAAATGTGACCATTTTTCTATCTTAACATCCATTCTAGTAGTGTCACCAATTATTTAAACACCCTTCTAAACCAAACACACTAGGTAAGTCCTTTGTAAGTTCCTATTTTTCATCTATACCTGATACATGCTTCGTTGAATCAGAGGAACAGTCCTTTTTTTCCCTGGACATATGATTGGGTAATGTAAATTTTTATCCATTGGTCATGCCTTGTCTTAAAAGTTTATATGCTTTCCTAAAGTATTTTGGCTGTATAGGTTTGGTGTTTGTCTCAGAGGATTCTTCAGCAGGAAGTGATTTATTCTTTACTGTTTTGTCAGGTAATATTGGTTTCGAAAATATGTATAAActaaaaacagtattttattgagatccCTAGTTATTGTGTCCATCAACTATAAAATCAAGTGCCAccagaaaactttaaaactttaagCTGTATATAAAACTGTTTTGTGTAGCATTGAAGTATTCTGTCAGATTTGTAAGTCA
Proteins encoded:
- the KBTBD7 gene encoding kelch repeat and BTB domain-containing protein 7, which translates into the protein MQSREEAPRSRRLASPRGGRRPKRISKPSVSAFFTGPEELKDAAHSAALLAQLKSFYDARLLCDVTIEVVTPGSGPGTGRLFSCNRNVLAAACPYFKSMFTGGMYESQQASITMHDVDAESFEVLVDYCYTGRVSLSEANVQRLYAASDMLQLEYVREACASFLARRLDLANCTAILKFADAFDHHKLRSQAQSFIAHNFKQLSRMGSVREESLADLTLAQLLAVLRLDSLDIESERTVCHVAVQWLEAAPKERGPGAAEVFKCVRWTHFTDEDQDYLKGLLTKPIVKKYCLDLIEAALQMRYGDMLYKSLVPKPESSSGSVVSTAENPPQRLGVCAKEMVIFFGHPRDPFLCYDPYSGDIYTMPSPLTSLAHTKTVTSSAVCVSPDHDIYLAAQPRKDLWVYKPAQNSWQQLADRLLCREGMDVAYLNGYIYILGGRDPVTGVKLKEVECYSVQRNQWALVAPVPHSFYSFELIVVQNYLYAVNSKRMLCYDPSHNMWLNCASLKRSDFQEACVFNDEIYCICDIPVMKVYNPARGEWRRISNIPLDSETHNYQIVNHGQKLLLITSTTPQWKKNRVTVYEYDTREDQWINIGTMLGLLQFDSGFICLCARVYPSCLEPGQSFITEEDDARSESSTEWDLDGFSELDSESGSSSSFSDDEVWVQVAPQRNAQDQQGSL